In Mycobacterium gallinarum, a single window of DNA contains:
- a CDS encoding SDR family NAD(P)-dependent oxidoreductase, with the protein MDLGLTGSTAVVTGGSKGMGLAIATTFAEEGARVAVMARGADALDDAVSILRDAGAPDAVGISVDMADASSISAGFESVAQRWGRLNSLVHTIGPGDGYFEDMDDAQWEETFALGTMSGVRSIRAALPMLRAAEWGRIVTLSAHSIQRQNPRIVAYTASKAALSSVTKNLSKSLAKDGILVNCVCPGTIVTASFTEVLKDILAADGLDANDPTDVMTWIDNNFHQPCDLGRAGLPEEIASITVYLASRRNGYVTGATVNVDGGSDFV; encoded by the coding sequence ATGGACCTGGGTTTGACGGGGTCGACGGCGGTCGTGACGGGCGGCAGCAAGGGTATGGGCCTGGCGATCGCGACGACGTTCGCCGAAGAGGGCGCCAGAGTCGCGGTGATGGCCCGGGGAGCCGACGCGCTGGATGACGCGGTGTCGATTCTTCGCGACGCGGGCGCACCGGATGCCGTCGGGATCAGCGTCGACATGGCGGACGCGTCGTCGATCTCCGCGGGCTTCGAGTCCGTCGCCCAGCGGTGGGGCCGGCTCAACAGCCTGGTTCACACGATCGGGCCGGGTGACGGCTACTTCGAGGACATGGACGACGCGCAGTGGGAGGAGACGTTCGCGCTGGGCACGATGTCGGGGGTGCGGTCGATCCGGGCCGCGCTGCCGATGTTGCGGGCCGCCGAATGGGGCCGGATCGTGACGCTGTCGGCGCATTCGATACAGCGGCAGAACCCGCGGATCGTCGCCTACACCGCATCGAAGGCCGCACTGAGCAGCGTCACCAAGAACCTGTCGAAAAGCCTTGCCAAGGACGGAATCCTGGTCAATTGTGTGTGCCCGGGCACCATCGTCACGGCGAGTTTCACCGAGGTGCTGAAGGACATCCTGGCCGCGGACGGACTCGATGCCAACGATCCCACCGACGTGATGACGTGGATCGACAACAACTTTCACCAGCCGTGCGATCTCGGCAGGGCAGGCTTACCCGAGGAGATTGCGTCGATCACGGTCTATCTCGCATCACGGCGCAACGGCTATGTCACCGGGGCCACCGTCAACGTCGACGGTGGTTCCGATTTCGTCTGA
- a CDS encoding TetR/AcrR family transcriptional regulator → MDAVVKRRRKKLDPDPGVRDALVNAAAEIVREGGIAAVNVARVLDRAALSTRAFYRHFDSKDALVSAVFLQMAQIEMRRLKRKMAGASDPVDAVVAWIDGRLDLAFNERIRSDLRKMSLEAQSQMFAAPELVSDAYGEILKPLIEQLEKGKAAGLFPGIDPAADALSIQGAIWASTERQWATGDCDQHAVREQIFRFCLRGIGVTQ, encoded by the coding sequence ATGGATGCGGTAGTCAAGCGACGGCGCAAGAAGCTGGATCCCGATCCGGGTGTGCGGGATGCGCTCGTCAACGCCGCCGCGGAGATCGTGCGCGAAGGGGGCATCGCGGCTGTCAACGTGGCCCGCGTGCTCGACCGTGCCGCGCTGAGCACACGTGCGTTCTATCGGCACTTCGACTCGAAGGACGCCTTGGTGTCGGCGGTGTTCCTGCAGATGGCGCAGATCGAGATGCGCAGGCTCAAGCGGAAGATGGCGGGAGCGTCGGACCCCGTTGACGCGGTGGTGGCGTGGATCGATGGCCGGTTGGACCTCGCGTTCAACGAACGGATCCGGTCCGATTTGCGGAAAATGTCGCTGGAGGCGCAGTCGCAGATGTTCGCGGCGCCCGAGTTGGTCAGTGACGCCTACGGCGAGATATTGAAGCCGCTCATCGAGCAGCTCGAGAAGGGCAAGGCCGCAGGTCTTTTCCCCGGAATTGATCCGGCAGCCGACGCATTGTCGATCCAGGGGGCGATCTGGGCGAGCACCGAACGCCAATGGGCGACCGGCGATTGCGATCAGCATGCGGTGCGCGAACAGATTTTCCGGTTCTGCCTGCGCGGAATCGGTGTGACGCAGTGA
- a CDS encoding sulfotransferase family protein — protein sequence MTFTVDDLEDGARTATGLDDFGSTYYREGLERTVDALNNEADLNEMGAIIQHATISNALIQRLRIVDTYKQHPEIDDEVIGGPVFVIGLPRTGTTALSQLVASDPQFRSLRMWESQACTPPPEAATQHDDPRIAQAAEGIAMMDSMFPRMRTMMNSEPQAATECQDLMGMSFRTFHFDGVVRVPGYLAWLMQCDMRETYTFHRQVLKLLQWHCPPTLWHLKTPVHMFSLDALVEAYPNASFLWSHRDPAKVLASVCSLIQYVRSWSSDRDDAHELGAEQLQCWTEGVRRAMDFRKRLGDNRFVDVSFAELNSDPLGTLADSYGRLGLTFTDEARDRVREWADGHQPGSRGEHAYDLADYGLTREQVHESFADYLATYDATA from the coding sequence ATGACGTTCACCGTGGACGACCTGGAAGACGGCGCGCGAACAGCCACCGGCCTCGACGATTTCGGCTCGACCTACTATCGCGAGGGCCTGGAGCGGACCGTCGATGCGCTGAACAACGAAGCCGATCTCAACGAGATGGGCGCGATTATCCAGCACGCCACGATCAGCAACGCCCTCATTCAGAGGTTACGGATCGTCGACACGTACAAGCAGCACCCCGAGATCGACGACGAGGTCATCGGCGGACCGGTGTTCGTGATCGGGTTGCCGCGCACCGGCACGACGGCTTTGAGCCAACTGGTGGCCAGCGATCCGCAGTTCAGGTCGTTGCGGATGTGGGAGTCGCAGGCATGCACACCTCCCCCAGAGGCGGCCACCCAGCATGACGATCCGCGGATTGCGCAGGCGGCTGAGGGAATCGCCATGATGGACAGCATGTTTCCGCGCATGCGGACGATGATGAACTCGGAGCCGCAGGCCGCGACCGAATGCCAGGACTTGATGGGGATGAGTTTCCGCACTTTCCATTTCGACGGGGTGGTGCGGGTGCCCGGGTATCTGGCGTGGCTGATGCAGTGCGACATGCGCGAGACATATACGTTCCACCGGCAGGTGCTCAAGCTACTGCAGTGGCACTGTCCGCCGACGCTGTGGCATCTCAAGACGCCGGTGCACATGTTCTCCCTCGATGCGCTGGTCGAGGCGTATCCGAACGCGAGTTTCCTGTGGAGTCATCGCGATCCGGCGAAGGTGCTGGCATCGGTGTGCAGCCTGATCCAGTACGTGCGCAGTTGGAGCAGTGATCGTGACGACGCGCACGAGCTGGGAGCCGAACAGCTGCAATGTTGGACCGAGGGCGTCAGACGCGCGATGGACTTCCGAAAGCGGCTCGGAGACAACCGGTTCGTCGATGTCTCGTTCGCCGAATTGAACAGCGACCCGCTCGGCACGCTGGCTGACAGCTATGGTCGGCTGGGCCTGACCTTCACCGACGAGGCGCGCGACCGCGTCCGGGAATGGGCGGACGGGCACCAACCCGGTTCGCGAGGTGAGCACGCCTACGACCTCGCCGACTACGGACTGACACGCGAACAGGTGCACGAATCGTTCGCCGACTATCTAGCGACCTACGACGCGACGGCCTGA
- the tal gene encoding transaldolase, with product MTQNPNLAALSAAGVSVWLDDLSRERLQTGNLQELIDTKSVVGVTTNPSIFQAALSKGEAYDGQVKELAERGADVDATIRTVTTDDVRNACDVLAKQYELSNGVDGRVSIEVDPRLAHDTDKTILQAIELWKIVDRPNLLIKIPATEAGIPAIASVLAEGISVNVTLIFSVERHRLVMDAYLQGLEKAKDAGHDISKIHSVASFFVSRVDTEIDKRLEKIGSDEALELRGKAGVANAHLAYAAYEEVFVGGSRFEALKADGARVQRPLWASTGVKNPDYSDTLYVTELVAPNTVNTMPEKTMDAVADHGVITGDTVTGKADEAQGVFDKLAAVGIDLPDVFRLLEDEGVEKFEKSWQELLDATQEQLDSNKPSAKK from the coding sequence ATGACGCAGAACCCGAATTTGGCCGCCCTGAGCGCCGCCGGCGTCTCGGTTTGGCTCGACGACCTCTCGCGTGAGCGGCTGCAGACCGGCAACCTGCAGGAGCTCATCGACACCAAGTCGGTCGTCGGGGTCACCACCAACCCCTCGATCTTCCAAGCGGCACTGTCGAAGGGCGAAGCCTACGACGGTCAGGTCAAGGAGTTGGCCGAGCGCGGTGCGGACGTCGACGCGACGATTCGCACCGTCACGACCGACGACGTACGCAACGCGTGCGACGTGCTGGCCAAGCAGTACGAGCTGTCCAACGGTGTCGACGGTCGCGTGTCGATCGAGGTGGATCCGCGCCTCGCGCACGACACCGACAAGACGATCCTGCAGGCCATCGAGCTGTGGAAGATCGTCGACCGGCCCAACCTGCTGATCAAGATTCCGGCCACCGAAGCCGGCATTCCAGCCATCGCCTCCGTTCTCGCCGAAGGCATTTCGGTGAACGTCACGCTGATTTTCTCCGTCGAGCGCCACCGTCTGGTGATGGACGCCTACCTCCAGGGCCTGGAGAAAGCCAAGGACGCGGGCCACGACATCTCCAAGATCCACTCGGTTGCATCGTTCTTCGTGTCCCGGGTGGACACCGAGATCGACAAGCGTCTCGAGAAGATCGGCTCGGACGAAGCGTTAGAGCTGCGCGGTAAGGCCGGGGTGGCCAACGCCCATCTGGCGTATGCCGCCTATGAAGAAGTCTTCGTCGGCGGCTCGCGTTTCGAGGCGCTGAAGGCCGACGGCGCACGCGTGCAGCGACCGCTGTGGGCCTCGACCGGCGTGAAGAATCCCGACTACTCCGACACCCTCTATGTCACCGAGTTGGTCGCCCCCAACACGGTGAACACCATGCCGGAGAAGACGATGGACGCCGTGGCTGACCACGGCGTGATCACCGGTGACACCGTCACCGGCAAGGCCGACGAGGCACAGGGAGTGTTCGACAAGCTGGCTGCGGTCGGTATCGATCTTCCGGATGTGTTCAGATTGCTCGAGGACGAGGGCGTCGAGAAGTTCGAGAAGTCCTGGCAGGAGTTGCTCGACGCCACGCAGGAACAGCTCGACAGCAACAAGCCATCAGCCAAGAAATGA
- the zwf gene encoding glucose-6-phosphate dehydrogenase, which produces MSQWRNPLRDKRDKRMPHIAGPCAVVIFGVTGDLARKKVMPAIYDLANRGLLPANFALVGFARRDWSDEDFAKLVFDSVKDHARTTFRQEVWDRLAEGIRFVQGTFDDDKGYQRLAESLDKLDAERGTGGNHAFYLSIPPNAFPVVCEQLKKSGLANKPEGSWSRVVIEKPFGHDLQSARELNSVVNSIFPEESVFRIDHYLGKETVQNILALRFANELYEPIWNNNYVDSVQITMAEDIGLGGRGGYYDGVGAARDVIQNHLLQLMALTAMEEPVNFGPGDLQAEKIKVLSATQVMQPLDQTTARGQYAAGWQGSSKVVGLLEEEGFSKDSTTETYAAIALEIDTRRWAGVPFFLRTGKRLGRRVTEIALIFKRAPHLPFDKTMTEELGQNALVIRVQPDEGITTRFGSKVPGSAMEVRDVNMDFSYGSAFAEDSPEAYERLILDVLLGEPSLFPVNREVEFSWEILDPVLEYWASHGKPQAYESGTWGPESADEMMHRMGREWRRP; this is translated from the coding sequence ATGAGCCAATGGCGTAATCCGCTGCGCGACAAGCGCGACAAGCGGATGCCCCACATCGCGGGACCGTGTGCCGTCGTCATCTTCGGCGTCACGGGCGACCTGGCGCGCAAGAAGGTGATGCCGGCGATCTATGACCTGGCCAACCGTGGACTGCTGCCCGCCAACTTTGCGCTCGTGGGCTTCGCCCGGCGTGATTGGTCGGACGAGGATTTCGCGAAACTGGTATTCGACTCCGTCAAAGATCACGCTCGCACAACGTTTCGTCAGGAGGTCTGGGATCGGCTCGCCGAGGGAATCCGCTTCGTGCAGGGCACCTTTGACGACGACAAGGGTTACCAGCGGTTGGCCGAGTCACTCGACAAGCTCGATGCCGAGCGCGGGACCGGCGGCAATCACGCGTTCTACCTGTCGATTCCGCCCAACGCGTTCCCGGTCGTGTGCGAACAGCTGAAGAAATCGGGGCTCGCGAACAAGCCGGAGGGTTCCTGGAGCCGGGTGGTCATCGAGAAGCCGTTCGGCCATGACCTGCAGAGCGCGCGGGAGCTCAATAGCGTGGTGAACAGCATCTTCCCCGAGGAGTCGGTGTTCCGCATCGACCATTACCTCGGCAAGGAGACGGTGCAGAACATCCTGGCACTGCGCTTCGCCAACGAATTGTACGAACCGATCTGGAACAACAACTACGTCGACAGCGTCCAGATCACGATGGCCGAGGACATCGGTCTCGGTGGCCGTGGCGGTTACTACGACGGTGTCGGCGCGGCCCGCGACGTCATCCAGAATCATCTGCTGCAACTGATGGCGCTTACGGCCATGGAGGAGCCGGTCAACTTCGGGCCGGGTGACCTCCAGGCGGAGAAGATCAAGGTGCTTTCGGCCACCCAGGTGATGCAGCCGCTGGATCAGACCACCGCACGCGGTCAGTACGCCGCGGGTTGGCAGGGCAGTTCGAAGGTCGTCGGGTTGCTCGAGGAGGAGGGGTTCTCCAAGGACTCGACCACCGAGACCTACGCGGCGATAGCCCTGGAGATCGACACCCGCCGCTGGGCGGGTGTCCCATTCTTCCTGCGCACCGGAAAGCGCTTGGGCCGCAGGGTCACCGAGATCGCACTGATCTTCAAGAGGGCACCCCACCTGCCGTTCGACAAGACGATGACCGAGGAACTCGGCCAGAACGCTTTAGTGATCCGGGTGCAGCCGGACGAGGGCATCACCACGCGGTTCGGCTCCAAGGTTCCCGGCAGCGCCATGGAAGTCCGCGACGTGAACATGGACTTCTCCTACGGCTCGGCATTCGCCGAGGACTCCCCCGAGGCCTATGAGCGGTTGATCCTCGACGTGCTGCTCGGTGAACCGTCGTTGTTCCCGGTCAACCGCGAGGTCGAATTCTCCTGGGAGATCCTCGATCCCGTGCTGGAGTACTGGGCGTCACACGGCAAGCCGCAGGCCTATGAGTCCGGCACCTGGGGGCCGGAGTCGGCCGACGAGATGATGCACCGCATGGGCCGGGAATGGAGGCGCCCGTAA
- a CDS encoding ATPase, whose product MVDKGGSKPAPRSGRERIQKLAQAALNADVTVEQVDTILEGLSETLVDLNNSTGNLDATLERFNDTINQINELAPRLIAVVDRMEGIVARVERIVDIGESVISPLAATEQVFRGAVDRVRKTTGL is encoded by the coding sequence ATGGTGGACAAAGGTGGCAGCAAACCAGCACCACGGAGTGGCCGGGAACGGATCCAGAAGCTGGCGCAGGCCGCGCTCAATGCCGACGTCACGGTCGAGCAGGTCGACACCATCCTCGAGGGGTTGAGCGAGACCCTCGTCGACCTCAACAACTCGACCGGCAACCTCGACGCCACGTTGGAACGCTTCAACGACACGATCAACCAGATCAACGAGCTCGCCCCGCGCCTCATCGCGGTGGTGGACCGCATGGAAGGCATCGTCGCCCGCGTCGAGCGCATCGTCGACATCGGCGAATCCGTCATATCGCCGCTCGCCGCCACCGAACAGGTATTCCGCGGCGCGGTCGACAGGGTGCGCAAGACCACCGGCCTCTAG
- the pgl gene encoding 6-phosphogluconolactonase, protein MSTVVEKYPDTDALVAAAGDRLVGAITDAISRRGRALIVLTGGGTGTGLLKRVREQADEIDWSKVHLFWGDDRFVPADDDERNEKQAREALIDHVDIPAANVHAMAPSGAAFGDDLDAAASAYERVLAENADEGQREPDFDVHLLGMGGEGHVNSLFPDTPAVKETSRLVLGVTDSPKPPPRRITLTLPAVQRSREVWLVVSGEAKADAVAAAIGGASPVDVPSAGAVGREATVWLLDEGAASKL, encoded by the coding sequence ATGAGCACTGTCGTCGAGAAGTATCCGGACACAGACGCTTTGGTGGCGGCCGCCGGTGACCGGCTGGTGGGTGCGATCACCGACGCGATCAGCCGGCGGGGCCGTGCCCTGATCGTGCTGACCGGCGGTGGCACCGGCACCGGGCTGTTGAAGCGGGTTCGCGAACAGGCCGACGAAATCGACTGGTCGAAGGTGCATCTGTTCTGGGGCGACGATCGGTTCGTGCCCGCCGACGACGACGAGCGCAACGAGAAGCAGGCACGCGAGGCACTGATCGATCACGTCGACATCCCCGCCGCGAATGTGCATGCGATGGCGCCCAGCGGTGCAGCGTTCGGAGACGACCTCGACGCAGCCGCGTCGGCGTATGAGCGAGTGCTGGCCGAGAACGCCGACGAAGGTCAGCGCGAACCCGACTTCGACGTCCACCTGCTGGGGATGGGCGGTGAGGGGCATGTCAACTCACTGTTCCCGGATACGCCCGCGGTGAAGGAGACCAGCCGGTTGGTATTGGGCGTGACCGACTCCCCCAAACCGCCTCCGCGACGAATCACGTTGACGCTGCCCGCCGTTCAACGGTCTCGTGAGGTGTGGCTGGTGGTATCCGGCGAGGCGAAGGCCGACGCGGTTGCCGCGGCAATCGGGGGCGCCAGCCCCGTCGATGTACCGTCCGCCGGTGCGGTCGGTCGGGAGGCGACGGTATGGCTGCTCGACGAGGGTGCGGCGTCGAAGCTCTAG
- the opcA gene encoding glucose-6-phosphate dehydrogenase assembly protein OpcA, producing MIVDLPNTNTNDINKKITGLREEGGAITLSRVLTLVISLHTDDLLEDSIEAANFASREHPCRVIVVVAGDRDATEPRLDAQLRVGADAGAGEVVALHLHGEMADHASSVVLPFLLPDTPVVAWWPAGGPDDPSQDPLGQLAIRRITNATDCADPMAAIKGRLAGYSSGDTDLAWARITYWRALLTAALDQPPFEPVTSAVVSGLRDEPSLDVLAGWLATRIDGPVTREIGELKVELIRSSETITLRRPQTGVTATISRTAKPDSLIPLARREAKECLAEDLRRLDADEIYHEALKGIEKVQYV from the coding sequence ATGATCGTCGACCTGCCCAACACGAACACCAACGACATCAACAAGAAGATCACCGGCCTTCGCGAAGAGGGTGGCGCGATCACGTTGAGCCGGGTGCTCACGCTCGTCATCTCGCTGCACACCGATGATCTGCTCGAGGATTCGATCGAGGCGGCAAACTTTGCGAGCCGTGAGCACCCGTGCCGGGTGATCGTGGTGGTGGCCGGCGATCGGGACGCCACCGAGCCCCGACTGGATGCGCAGCTGCGGGTCGGCGCCGACGCCGGAGCCGGCGAAGTGGTCGCGCTGCATCTGCACGGCGAGATGGCCGACCACGCCAGCAGTGTGGTGCTGCCCTTCTTGCTGCCCGACACCCCGGTGGTGGCGTGGTGGCCGGCCGGTGGGCCTGACGATCCGTCGCAAGACCCCCTTGGACAGTTGGCGATACGGCGAATCACCAATGCGACGGATTGCGCCGATCCGATGGCGGCGATCAAGGGTCGCCTGGCCGGCTACAGCTCGGGTGACACCGATCTGGCGTGGGCCCGCATCACCTACTGGCGTGCGCTGCTGACGGCCGCGCTCGATCAGCCCCCGTTCGAGCCCGTCACCTCGGCGGTGGTGTCCGGACTTCGCGACGAACCCTCCCTCGACGTCCTCGCGGGTTGGCTGGCCACCAGGATCGACGGCCCCGTGACGCGGGAGATCGGCGAATTGAAGGTCGAGCTGATCCGCAGCAGCGAGACCATCACGCTGCGACGGCCGCAGACCGGTGTGACGGCGACGATCAGCAGGACCGCGAAACCGGACTCGCTGATCCCGTTGGCCCGCAGGGAAGCCAAGGAGTGCCTGGCCGAGGACCTGCGCAGGCTCGACGCCGACGAGATCTACCACGAGGCGCTGAAGGGAATCGAGAAGGTGCAGTACGTATGA
- the tkt gene encoding transketolase: MTTLEEISTLTRPHHPDDWADVDSVAVDTVRVLAADAVQKVGNGHPGTAMSLAPLAYTLFQRQMRHDPSDVHWLGRDRFVLSCGHSSLTLYIQLYLGGFGLELSDIESLRTWKSKTPGHPEFRHTKGVEITTGPLGQGLASAVGMAMASRYERGLFDPDPAWGESPFDHYIYVIASDGDIEEGVTSEASSLAGTQQLGNLIVFYDHNQISIEHDTNIALSEDVPARYRAYGWHVQEVEGGENVVGIEQAIEEAKKVTDKPSFISVRTIIGYPAPTKMNTGGVHGSALGEEEVAATKKVLGFDPDKTFEVRPEVIEHTRKLVERGKEAHEKWQPTFDAWAEREPERKKLLDRLTAEELPEGWDADLTYWEPGSKAVATRAAFGQVLNDVAPKLPELWGGSADLAGSNNTTIKGVKSFGPPSISTEDFTADWYGRVLHFGIREHAMGSILSGIVLHGPTRAFGGTFLQFSDYMRPAVRLASLMDIDTIYIWTHDSIGLGEDGPTHQPIEHLAALRAIPNLSVVRPGDPNETAYAWRSILARGNGSGPVGFILTRQGIPVLEGTSAEGVAKGGYVLGGGNPADDADVIIIGTGSELQLAVEAKKILAEKDITAYVVSMPCVEWFESQPKEYRDSVLPPTVSARVAVEAAVAQSWYKLVGDTGEIVSIEHYGESADDKTLFREFGFTPEAVAAAAERSIDN, translated from the coding sequence GTGACCACGCTCGAAGAGATTTCCACCCTTACCCGTCCCCATCACCCCGACGATTGGGCCGACGTGGACTCGGTGGCGGTCGACACCGTTCGGGTGCTGGCCGCCGACGCGGTGCAGAAGGTGGGCAACGGGCACCCCGGAACCGCGATGAGCCTGGCGCCGCTGGCGTACACCCTCTTCCAGCGCCAGATGCGCCACGACCCCAGCGACGTGCACTGGCTCGGCCGCGATCGCTTCGTGCTGTCCTGCGGACATTCCAGCCTCACGCTGTACATCCAGCTGTACCTCGGCGGCTTCGGCCTGGAGCTGTCCGACATCGAGTCGCTGCGGACGTGGAAATCCAAGACGCCCGGCCATCCCGAGTTCCGCCACACCAAAGGCGTGGAGATCACGACCGGACCCCTGGGTCAGGGCCTGGCGTCGGCGGTCGGCATGGCGATGGCATCGCGCTACGAGCGCGGCCTGTTCGACCCCGACCCGGCGTGGGGTGAGAGCCCGTTCGACCACTACATCTACGTCATCGCCTCCGACGGTGACATCGAGGAGGGCGTCACCAGCGAGGCGTCCTCGCTGGCGGGCACCCAGCAGCTCGGCAACCTCATCGTGTTCTACGACCACAATCAGATCTCCATCGAGCACGACACGAATATCGCCCTCTCCGAAGATGTTCCGGCCCGCTACCGCGCTTACGGCTGGCATGTTCAGGAGGTCGAGGGCGGTGAGAACGTCGTCGGTATCGAGCAGGCCATCGAAGAGGCGAAGAAGGTCACCGACAAGCCGTCGTTCATCTCGGTCCGCACGATCATCGGCTACCCCGCGCCCACCAAGATGAACACCGGTGGTGTGCACGGCTCGGCGCTGGGCGAGGAAGAGGTCGCGGCCACCAAGAAGGTGCTGGGCTTCGACCCGGACAAGACCTTCGAGGTGCGCCCCGAGGTCATCGAGCACACCCGCAAGCTGGTGGAGCGCGGCAAGGAAGCCCACGAGAAGTGGCAGCCGACCTTCGACGCCTGGGCCGAGCGTGAACCCGAGCGCAAGAAGCTGCTGGATCGGCTGACCGCCGAGGAGCTGCCCGAGGGCTGGGATGCGGACCTGACATATTGGGAGCCCGGCTCCAAGGCCGTCGCCACCCGCGCGGCCTTCGGCCAGGTGCTCAATGACGTGGCACCGAAGCTGCCGGAGCTGTGGGGCGGCTCGGCCGATCTCGCGGGTAGCAACAACACCACCATCAAGGGCGTCAAATCCTTTGGGCCACCCTCGATCTCGACCGAGGACTTCACCGCGGACTGGTACGGCCGGGTGCTGCACTTCGGTATTCGTGAGCACGCGATGGGATCGATTCTGTCGGGCATCGTGCTGCACGGTCCGACCCGTGCGTTCGGTGGAACGTTCCTGCAGTTCTCCGATTACATGCGCCCCGCGGTCCGGCTGGCGTCGTTGATGGACATCGACACCATCTATATCTGGACCCACGACTCCATCGGTCTGGGCGAGGACGGACCCACCCATCAGCCGATCGAACATCTCGCGGCGCTGCGGGCGATCCCGAACCTCTCGGTGGTGCGGCCCGGCGATCCGAACGAGACGGCCTATGCGTGGCGCAGCATCCTGGCTCGCGGTAACGGCAGCGGTCCCGTCGGTTTCATCCTCACGCGTCAGGGCATCCCAGTACTGGAGGGCACCAGCGCCGAGGGTGTGGCGAAAGGTGGTTACGTCCTCGGCGGCGGGAACCCCGCCGACGACGCCGACGTGATCATCATCGGCACCGGTTCGGAGCTGCAGCTCGCAGTGGAAGCCAAGAAAATCTTGGCCGAAAAGGACATCACGGCATACGTCGTGTCGATGCCGTGCGTCGAGTGGTTCGAATCGCAGCCGAAGGAGTACCGCGATTCGGTACTCCCTCCGACGGTCTCGGCGCGAGTGGCGGTCGAGGCGGCCGTCGCGCAGAGCTGGTACAAGCTGGTCGGTGACACCGGCGAGATCGTCTCGATCGAGCACTACGGCGAATCGGCCGACGACAAGACGCTGTTCCGCGAGTTCGGTTTCACCCCAGAGGCCGTCGCGGCTGCCGCGGAGCGATCCATAGACAACTGA
- a CDS encoding cytochrome translates to MSAKLPVPQPPLAEGVGLPWDVSVDDAVAAIAAARARHGDTFTVRSGNDNYLFTFSPAGVESFYGLPEDKASKGVADYLMLRRKLPDEIFDGRRVLPTSLFRRDDVASYLANLDHALTQTVAELGSEGTVDLFDLTRRLGHRMGLASWAGPGCAEGPSFERLVRAFETLDGSDAFVHPEAMAAVAASGKRAERAALDDVVAVIGNLATSTDSDDDDLFGRIERAWASEPDDVRLRGIALDVALIHIASMSNLMAALGWALADLLVHPAQAQRVFDGDQDFAQHCALESTRLAQRSIMSRAVLAPVDLDTGDQTYRVPAGWTIATLLPLLNTSAAPGLDTWDPARWNRYRLVDAASLPSPMLVTAFGHGKHSCPAQPFSLAAMTTAMIRLLSTYDMTPSWPSYPRPVPAQIGGIARSADPCPVRYVSR, encoded by the coding sequence GTGTCGGCGAAGCTCCCCGTTCCGCAGCCTCCGCTCGCCGAGGGAGTCGGCCTGCCGTGGGACGTGTCGGTCGACGACGCCGTCGCCGCCATCGCCGCCGCGCGCGCCCGACATGGCGACACCTTCACGGTGCGCAGCGGCAACGACAACTACCTGTTCACGTTCTCCCCCGCCGGCGTCGAATCTTTTTACGGCTTACCCGAAGACAAGGCCAGCAAGGGTGTCGCCGACTACCTGATGCTGCGTCGCAAGCTTCCCGACGAAATCTTCGACGGGCGGCGGGTACTCCCGACCTCGTTGTTCCGCCGCGACGACGTCGCCTCGTACCTCGCGAACCTCGACCACGCCCTGACCCAGACCGTTGCTGAGCTCGGATCCGAAGGCACCGTGGACCTATTCGACCTCACCCGCCGCCTCGGACACCGCATGGGTCTGGCCTCCTGGGCGGGACCTGGTTGCGCAGAGGGACCTTCATTCGAGCGGTTGGTCCGCGCCTTCGAAACCCTGGACGGTTCCGACGCGTTCGTTCATCCCGAGGCGATGGCGGCCGTGGCGGCGTCCGGCAAGCGCGCCGAGCGTGCCGCGCTCGACGACGTCGTCGCTGTCATCGGAAACCTGGCGACATCAACGGATTCCGATGACGACGACCTGTTCGGTCGCATCGAGCGCGCCTGGGCGTCGGAACCCGACGACGTCCGGCTGCGCGGCATCGCGCTCGATGTGGCCCTCATTCACATCGCCTCGATGTCGAACCTGATGGCCGCACTGGGCTGGGCGCTCGCGGACCTGCTCGTACACCCGGCACAGGCTCAGCGCGTCTTCGACGGCGACCAGGATTTCGCGCAGCACTGCGCGCTGGAGAGCACCCGGCTGGCGCAGCGTTCCATCATGTCCCGAGCCGTCCTGGCTCCCGTCGACCTCGACACCGGCGACCAGACGTACCGCGTCCCCGCCGGCTGGACCATTGCCACCCTGCTGCCGCTGCTCAACACCTCGGCCGCGCCGGGTCTGGACACGTGGGACCCCGCGCGCTGGAACCGGTACCGCCTCGTCGACGCGGCGTCGTTGCCGTCGCCGATGCTGGTCACCGCGTTCGGACACGGCAAGCACTCGTGCCCCGCCCAGCCGTTTTCGCTCGCGGCGATGACAACGGCGATGATCCGTCTGTTGAGCACCTACGACATGACGCCATCGTGGCCGAGCTACCCACGTCCGGTACCGGCCCAGATCGGCGGGATCGCACGATCCGCCGATCCCTGCCCGGTGCGCTACGTCAGCCGATGA